In Prochlorococcus marinus CUG1415, the sequence TTAGATGTAATCTAACCGCTCTGGCTAGAGCTATTCTTTCAATATCTCTTCCTTTTCTAATCAAATCATCAACTTCATCCCTATGACTTACATTAACTGTACATTGCTCTATTATCGGTCCTTCATCAAGATCTTCAGTAACATAGTGAGCTGTAGCACCGATTAATTTAACACCTCTCTTCCATGCTCGATGATATGGTTGCCCGCCCTTAAATGCAGGTAAGAAAGAATGATGAATATTTATTATTGAAGAAAACTTTTTTAAAAAAGAGTCACTCAAAATTTGCATATATTTTGCTAATACAACAAGATCAATTTGATATTCTTTTAGTAAACTTAAAAATTGATCTTCAACAATAGATTTATCAATATTAAAGGTATCAATATGGACAAATTGTGCATTAAAGTCATTTGCAATATTTTCAAGATCAGAATGATTTGAAATTATTAACGGCACTTTCATTTTGAGTTCACCATTTCTTACTCGCCAAAGTAAATCAATCAAACAATGATTTTGTTTACTCACGAAAATAGCAACATTTGGAATTTCATCAGAATAATTTACATTAAATTTTCCATTTACTTCATCTGCAATTTTTTCAAATTCTTTATATATTTCATCTCTATTAAAAGATGCATTTTTACTATTCCATTCAATTCGACTAAGAAACAAACCCGCATCTTGATCAGTGTGATGATCAGAATGTTTTATGTTGC encodes:
- the purU gene encoding formyltetrahydrofolate deformylase; this translates as MKHPSIIFKIVCPDRPGLVSLLTSWISNYGGNIKHSDHHTDQDAGLFLSRIEWNSKNASFNRDEIYKEFEKIADEVNGKFNVNYSDEIPNVAIFVSKQNHCLIDLLWRVRNGELKMKVPLIISNHSDLENIANDFNAQFVHIDTFNIDKSIVEDQFLSLLKEYQIDLVVLAKYMQILSDSFLKKFSSIINIHHSFLPAFKGGQPYHRAWKRGVKLIGATAHYVTEDLDEGPIIEQCTVNVSHRDEVDDLIRKGRDIERIALARAVRLHLNHQVFVYNSKTAVFD